A window of the Blattabacterium cuenoti genome harbors these coding sequences:
- the accB gene encoding acetyl-CoA carboxylase biotin carboxyl carrier protein — protein MDINTIKSLIKLISKSNVAEIKIKMNDIKIYIKNNCCNNKVNNNYNDYLSYEKNSYSKCNMSEYFSSNDKKKKNDKYVTIKSPMIGIFYRKPHPNKDPFVKVGDIIKVGMKVCVIEAMKLFNDIEAEVNGKLVKILVEDATPVDYDQPLFILESYKK, from the coding sequence ATGGATATAAATACTATAAAGTCACTTATTAAATTAATATCAAAATCTAATGTAGCAGAAATAAAAATTAAAATGAATGATATAAAAATATATATAAAAAATAATTGCTGTAATAATAAAGTAAATAATAATTATAATGATTATTTATCTTATGAAAAAAATTCTTATTCAAAATGTAATATGTCTGAATATTTTTCTAGTAACGATAAGAAAAAAAAAAATGATAAATATGTTACAATAAAATCTCCTATGATAGGAATTTTTTATAGAAAACCTCATCCAAATAAAGATCCTTTTGTTAAAGTAGGAGACATAATTAAAGTAGGAATGAAAGTATGTGTTATAGAAGCTATGAAACTATTTAATGATATAGAAGCTGAAGTTAATGGTAAATTAGTTAAAATTCTTGTAGAAGATGCTACTCCTGTTGATTATGATCAACCGTTATTTATATTAGAATCTTATAAAAAATAA
- the rpmF gene encoding 50S ribosomal protein L32 — MAHPKRKKSKSKRNNRRSQIKLKTPLFCKCLVTNQVHLYHHAYWVENKLYYKGKVVYKKKNDE; from the coding sequence ATGGCACATCCTAAAAGAAAAAAATCTAAATCTAAAAGAAATAATAGAAGAAGTCAAATTAAATTAAAAACACCATTATTTTGTAAATGCTTAGTAACTAATCAAGTACATTTATATCATCATGCTTATTGGGTTGAAAACAAACTATATTATAAAGGTAAAGTTGTCTACAAAAAGAAAAATGATGAATAA
- the proS gene encoding proline--tRNA ligase, translating into MIINKRKENYSKWYNEIIYKSGLAEFSGTRGFMIIKPYGYSVWENIKYELDKMLKETGHQNVYFPILIPKSILSKEENHVEFFSDGCAVVTHSKMIKDNKKLIVDPKHKLQEELIIRPTSESIIWKTYKKWIQSYKDLPLLLNQWGNAVRWEMRTRLFLRTNEFLWQEGHTAHSSKEEAIIETKKILDIYTSFSKEFMAIPVLQGIKPYMDKFHGSEKTYCIEAVMQDGKALQIGTTHFLGQNFSKSFNVMFTNFNGKKEYVWSTSWGVSTRLIGGLIMSHSDDKGLILPPKIAPIQVVIVPIFCNKKNYIINETAEKILKLLKKNKIRAFYDNRKIFTPGWKFNEYEIKGIPIRINIGINEIKNEKLEIFRRDTCTKHYVHINDLKNYIKKLLDKVQNNIYKIALYRTEKSIIKIDNFSDFKNHLNKTGGFILAHWDGTRNTSRKIQEETEATIRFIPSCYEKEDGKCIYSGKYSPQRVVFSKAY; encoded by the coding sequence ATGATAATTAATAAAAGAAAAGAAAATTATTCTAAATGGTATAATGAAATAATTTATAAATCTGGGTTAGCAGAATTTTCTGGAACACGTGGTTTTATGATTATAAAACCATATGGTTATTCAGTTTGGGAAAATATAAAATATGAATTAGATAAAATGTTAAAAGAAACAGGACATCAAAATGTTTATTTTCCTATTCTTATTCCTAAATCTATTCTTTCAAAAGAAGAAAATCACGTTGAATTCTTTTCTGATGGATGTGCTGTTGTTACTCATTCTAAGATGATAAAAGATAACAAAAAATTAATCGTTGATCCTAAACATAAATTACAAGAAGAATTAATAATAAGGCCTACTTCTGAAAGTATTATATGGAAAACATACAAAAAATGGATACAATCTTATAAAGATTTACCATTACTTTTGAATCAATGGGGAAATGCTGTAAGATGGGAAATGCGAACAAGGTTATTTTTAAGAACTAATGAATTTTTATGGCAAGAAGGTCATACAGCACATTCTTCTAAGGAAGAAGCTATAATAGAAACAAAAAAAATATTAGATATTTATACTTCTTTTTCTAAAGAATTTATGGCTATTCCTGTATTACAAGGAATAAAACCATATATGGATAAATTTCATGGATCAGAAAAAACATATTGTATAGAAGCAGTTATGCAAGATGGAAAAGCATTACAAATTGGAACAACTCATTTTTTAGGACAAAATTTTTCAAAATCATTTAATGTTATGTTCACTAATTTTAATGGAAAAAAAGAATATGTTTGGTCTACTTCATGGGGTGTATCTACAAGACTAATAGGTGGATTAATTATGTCTCATTCAGATGATAAAGGATTAATACTTCCTCCTAAAATAGCTCCAATACAAGTTGTTATCGTTCCTATATTTTGTAATAAAAAAAATTATATAATTAATGAAACAGCTGAAAAAATTTTAAAATTACTAAAAAAAAATAAAATAAGAGCATTCTATGATAATAGAAAAATATTTACTCCTGGATGGAAATTTAATGAATATGAAATAAAAGGAATTCCAATACGAATAAATATTGGAATAAATGAAATAAAAAATGAAAAACTAGAAATTTTTAGGAGAGATACTTGTACAAAACATTATGTACATATAAATGATTTAAAAAATTATATTAAAAAATTACTTGATAAAGTACAAAATAATATTTATAAAATAGCATTGTATAGAACTGAAAAATCTATTATAAAAATAGATAATTTTAGTGATTTTAAAAATCATTTAAATAAAACAGGTGGTTTTATTTTAGCTCATTGGGATGGAACTAGAAATACAAGTAGAAAAATTCAAGAAGAAACAGAAGCTACTATACGATTTATTCCTTCCTGTTATGAAAAAGAAGATGGTAAATGTATTTATTCAGGAAAATATTCTCCACAAAGAGTCGTTTTTTCTAAAGCTTACTAG